The following proteins are encoded in a genomic region of Fundidesulfovibrio putealis DSM 16056:
- a CDS encoding protein-tyrosine phosphatase family protein has protein sequence MDECTTCEGISVGGVPSDEGLRKLAESGVRTLLDAREEGEGGEDISGKARELGLAYIRVPISRRKVDVAQIDRFRMAIADSAGGRIHAFSSGGKRPAGVLCFLACARMGDSVIEVFHKAKKCGCAIDKEFALKQFILDFYSSHRGDMLNNHFQHPHHA, from the coding sequence ATGGACGAATGCACCACGTGCGAAGGCATCAGCGTCGGCGGCGTCCCCAGTGACGAGGGCTTGAGGAAACTGGCCGAAAGCGGGGTCAGAACCCTGTTGGACGCCCGCGAGGAGGGGGAGGGCGGCGAGGACATCAGCGGCAAGGCCCGCGAACTGGGGCTTGCCTACATCCGGGTGCCCATCTCGAGGCGCAAGGTGGACGTGGCCCAGATCGACCGCTTCCGGATGGCCATAGCCGACTCGGCAGGAGGCAGGATCCACGCGTTTTCATCCGGCGGCAAACGGCCCGCCGGGGTGCTGTGCTTCCTGGCCTGCGCCCGCATGGGCGACTCGGTGATCGAGGTGTTCCACAAGGCCAAGAAGTGCGGCTGCGCCATCGACAAGGAATTCGCCCTGAAACAGTTCATCCTGGATTTCTACTCCAGCCATCGCGGCGACATGTTGAACAACCACTTCCAACACCCGCACCACGCCTAG
- the tmcD gene encoding electron transfer complex subunit TmcD, which produces MLYSKDFDWQTGSRPVADLADWDERFDWVEEPVVSPDGNQVAAVGKLAGEDAFTVCVNGVDWAEPFEKIWNLRHAPDGRLTALVQTDGVWTMAVDGEAWEETFDFAWNPMFSRDGSDIAVCIQSGGEYGLAVNGVPWENLYANANNSCMSPVGAKTAAAVQTQPLGQAETDKFLTGIFSTSVDGETWDKSFVNVWGVTFSPDGSKVAAEIRLNLYEYSIAVDGAPWRRNFGGVWEPVFSPDGKRVAAPVRLAGKWTLAIDGERAWNRDYYQLWHQLFTPDSKSVAAIVSHEFGKWTVAVDDAPWATTHDVVKDLVVSPDGKHFAAAAGKPGDWTVIVDGRAWDASFERVWTPTFSPDGRRVAVMAEVNGEKVTALDGSVLAVSPGSCQDPVFSPDGSRLLVKCINANSYIRRVVSVDAPGAA; this is translated from the coding sequence ATGCTCTACTCAAAGGACTTCGACTGGCAAACGGGAAGCCGTCCGGTGGCCGACCTCGCCGACTGGGATGAGCGCTTCGACTGGGTCGAGGAACCCGTCGTCAGCCCGGATGGCAACCAGGTGGCCGCCGTGGGCAAGCTCGCGGGCGAGGACGCCTTCACGGTGTGCGTCAACGGCGTGGACTGGGCCGAACCGTTCGAGAAGATCTGGAACCTGCGCCACGCTCCGGACGGGCGGCTCACAGCGCTGGTGCAGACCGACGGCGTCTGGACCATGGCCGTTGACGGCGAGGCCTGGGAGGAAACCTTCGACTTCGCCTGGAACCCCATGTTCAGCCGCGACGGTTCCGACATCGCCGTGTGCATCCAGAGCGGCGGCGAATACGGCCTGGCCGTGAACGGCGTACCCTGGGAGAACCTCTACGCCAACGCCAACAACTCCTGCATGAGCCCAGTGGGCGCAAAGACCGCCGCTGCCGTGCAGACCCAGCCGCTGGGCCAGGCCGAGACCGACAAGTTCCTCACCGGCATCTTCTCAACCTCGGTGGACGGCGAGACCTGGGACAAGAGCTTCGTCAACGTCTGGGGCGTCACCTTCAGCCCGGACGGATCCAAGGTGGCCGCCGAGATCCGCCTGAACCTCTACGAATATTCCATCGCCGTGGACGGAGCGCCCTGGCGCAGGAACTTCGGCGGCGTGTGGGAGCCGGTGTTCAGCCCCGACGGCAAGCGCGTGGCCGCGCCGGTGCGCCTGGCCGGGAAGTGGACTCTGGCGATTGACGGCGAGCGCGCCTGGAACCGCGACTACTACCAGCTCTGGCATCAGCTCTTTACGCCGGATAGCAAGAGCGTTGCGGCCATCGTCAGCCACGAGTTCGGCAAGTGGACCGTGGCCGTGGACGACGCCCCCTGGGCCACCACGCACGACGTGGTGAAGGACCTGGTGGTCAGCCCCGACGGGAAGCACTTCGCCGCAGCAGCGGGCAAACCCGGCGACTGGACCGTCATCGTGGACGGGCGAGCCTGGGACGCCTCCTTCGAGCGGGTCTGGACGCCGACGTTCAGCCCGGACGGGCGCCGCGTGGCCGTCATGGCCGAGGTGAACGGAGAGAAGGTGACAGCCCTGGACGGCAGCGTCCTGGCCGTGAGTCCGGGCAGCTGCCAGGATCCGGTCTTCTCGCCGGACGGCTCCAGGCTGCTGGTCAAATGCATCAATGCAAACAGCTACATCCGCCGGGTCGTGTCCGTGGACGCCCCCGGAGCCGCCTAA
- the tmcC gene encoding TmcC family electron transfer complex membrane anchor subunit, whose amino-acid sequence MNALYQFVSGPLVWVSFALFIGGSAWRLYSMAVLARKKDVYVYEYFSLPHALRSMLHWIVPFMNESSKKNPALTIVAFVFHLFLLIAPLFVIGHVAMLDKAFGISWATLPDGAADAMSFIVVGACVFFVVRRLTVPEVAYVTSASDYAIVGLAAAPFITGILAYHQIGGAQLMTILHILSGEAMLVAIPFSRLSHMIYAPLTRAYIGSEFGAVRHARDW is encoded by the coding sequence GTGAACGCCTTATACCAGTTCGTCAGCGGCCCGCTGGTCTGGGTCAGCTTTGCGCTCTTCATCGGCGGCTCCGCATGGCGGCTCTACTCCATGGCGGTGCTCGCGCGCAAAAAAGACGTCTACGTCTACGAATACTTCAGCCTGCCGCACGCCCTGCGCTCCATGCTGCACTGGATCGTGCCCTTCATGAACGAGAGTTCCAAGAAGAACCCGGCGCTCACCATCGTGGCCTTCGTGTTCCATCTGTTCCTGCTGATCGCGCCGCTGTTCGTCATCGGGCACGTGGCCATGCTGGACAAGGCTTTCGGCATCTCCTGGGCCACCCTGCCAGACGGCGCGGCCGACGCCATGAGCTTCATCGTGGTGGGCGCGTGCGTCTTCTTCGTGGTGCGTCGGCTCACCGTGCCGGAAGTGGCCTACGTCACTTCGGCCTCGGACTACGCCATCGTGGGCCTGGCCGCCGCCCCCTTCATCACGGGCATCCTGGCCTATCATCAGATAGGCGGCGCGCAGCTCATGACCATCCTGCACATCCTGTCGGGCGAAGCCATGCTGGTGGCCATACCGTTCTCACGGCTCAGCCACATGATCTACGCCCCCCTGACCAGGGCCTACATCGGCTCGGAATTCGGCGCGGTCCGCCACGCCCGCGACTGGTAA
- the tmcB gene encoding electron transfer complex ferredoxin TmcB, protein MSSQVAREPYVLVADKGLDAGVARLTDEKIAKVIGAVLEAEGGARLKAYVDTCAHCGLCSEACHFFHSHDRDPRYSPVGKVKQTMWEILDKGGNVSPEFIGRAARVAYTECNLCKRCAMYCPFGIDIAYVIGLMRRICHKLGVTPQYIQDTAHSHSATMNQMWVKEDEWIDSLMWQEAEARDEVPDLRIPLEKHGAEIMYSVIGPEPKFRTQLIYQAAVIMHAAGVDWTMPATPGWDNSDMAMYSGDYEIMGRLKRAHFETAQRLGVKRIVMGECGHAFRSVHDVGNRWLGWKGEPVPVVHAVQFYHELLSSGKIKIKDKFGEAVTFHDPCNIVRGMGLHEMGREVTRALCTELVEMTPNREHNYCCSAGGGVINCGPPFRNTRVLGNKIKAEQLAATGVKTVIAPCHNCHGGLEDIIHHYKLDMKIKFLGDVIYECMEKPWAEA, encoded by the coding sequence ATGAGTTCCCAAGTCGCCAGAGAGCCATACGTACTGGTCGCGGACAAGGGTCTGGACGCCGGTGTGGCCAGGCTCACGGATGAAAAGATCGCCAAGGTCATAGGCGCGGTCCTGGAGGCCGAGGGCGGAGCGCGCCTGAAAGCCTACGTGGACACCTGCGCCCACTGCGGCCTGTGCTCCGAAGCCTGCCACTTCTTCCACTCCCACGACCGCGACCCCCGCTACTCGCCGGTGGGCAAGGTCAAGCAGACCATGTGGGAGATCCTGGACAAGGGCGGCAACGTGAGCCCCGAGTTCATAGGCCGGGCAGCGCGCGTGGCCTACACCGAGTGCAACCTGTGCAAGCGCTGCGCCATGTACTGCCCCTTCGGCATCGACATCGCCTACGTCATCGGGCTCATGCGGCGCATCTGCCACAAGCTCGGCGTCACGCCCCAGTACATCCAGGACACCGCCCACAGCCACTCCGCCACCATGAACCAGATGTGGGTCAAGGAAGACGAGTGGATCGACAGCCTCATGTGGCAGGAGGCCGAGGCCCGCGACGAGGTGCCCGACCTGCGCATCCCCCTGGAGAAGCACGGGGCCGAGATCATGTATTCGGTCATCGGACCCGAACCCAAGTTCCGCACCCAGCTGATCTACCAGGCAGCCGTGATCATGCACGCCGCCGGAGTGGACTGGACCATGCCCGCCACCCCCGGCTGGGACAACTCGGACATGGCCATGTACTCGGGCGACTACGAGATCATGGGACGCCTGAAACGCGCCCACTTCGAAACCGCCCAGCGCCTGGGCGTGAAGCGCATCGTCATGGGCGAGTGCGGCCACGCCTTCCGCTCCGTGCACGACGTGGGCAACAGGTGGCTCGGCTGGAAGGGCGAGCCCGTGCCCGTGGTGCATGCGGTCCAGTTCTACCACGAGCTTCTCTCCAGCGGAAAGATCAAGATCAAGGACAAGTTCGGCGAGGCCGTCACCTTCCACGATCCCTGCAACATCGTGCGCGGCATGGGCCTGCACGAGATGGGCCGCGAGGTCACCCGCGCCCTGTGCACGGAGCTGGTGGAGATGACCCCCAACCGCGAGCACAACTACTGCTGCTCGGCGGGCGGCGGCGTCATCAACTGCGGGCCACCGTTCAGGAACACCCGCGTTCTCGGCAACAAGATCAAGGCCGAGCAGCTGGCGGCCACCGGGGTCAAGACCGTCATCGCCCCCTGCCACAACTGCCACGGCGGCCTGGAAGACATCATCCACCACTACAAGCTGGACATGAAGATCAAGTTCCTGGGCGACGTCATCTACGAATGCATGGAAAAACCGTGGGCCGAGGCCTAG
- the tmcA gene encoding acidic tetraheme cytochrome c3 TmcA, whose product MKRKILTLALASLTLMALCGSLYSQDDIKALADPAFASMRRGPVPFKHDQHNEKAKIADCKACHHLYKNGKLDPSGDSVGTKCSECHTLAGGKLAMPLMRAYHRQCENCHAQKGAGPVACAECHPKDALKK is encoded by the coding sequence ATGAAAAGGAAAATCCTGACTCTGGCCCTGGCCTCCCTGACGCTCATGGCGCTGTGCGGGAGCCTCTACTCCCAGGACGACATCAAGGCCCTGGCGGACCCGGCCTTCGCGTCCATGCGCAGGGGGCCGGTGCCCTTCAAGCACGACCAGCACAATGAAAAGGCCAAGATCGCGGACTGCAAGGCCTGCCATCACCTGTACAAGAACGGCAAACTGGACCCGTCCGGTGATTCCGTGGGCACCAAGTGCTCCGAATGCCACACCCTCGCGGGGGGCAAGTTGGCCATGCCGCTGATGCGGGCCTACCATCGCCAATGCGAGAACTGCCACGCGCAAAAGGGCGCTGGGCCAGTGGCCTGCGCCGAGTGCCACCCCAAGGACGCATTGAAGAAATAG
- a CDS encoding FAD-dependent oxidoreductase — translation MPQHVVVIGAVALGPKAAARFKRMEPGSRVTMIDREDVISYGGCGIPYFVSGDVSDASQLRETSFHMLRDESFFCQTKGVDALTGVEAVKIDRKAKTVHTRVVKTGETAVIPYDKLVIATGATPRWLNVPGESLEGVFHVSNLHDAERIREAVAKGRVKKAAVVGAGFIGLEMAEALRDMWDVDTSVVEIAPQILPRAISPVLARMALKHLRSKGLRFHLGESLVDISGENGRVNCLRTDKSRLEADLVIVGAGVLPNSALARDAGLDVSHRQGILVNARLQTSDPDIFAGGDCIEMRHLITGDTFYLPMGSMANRQGRVIGTNLAGGTAQFEGALGSFVVKLFDRSVAGAGLTLPSALERGYDAMSALIVQPDRAHFYPTKESMTLELVFEKGTRRILGIQGFGGAGDAMVGRVNAVAAMLKFKPTLEDLSNLEMAYSPPFSSAMDILNSLGNMADNLLAGRNAVVGPDEFEALWAKGNGNGSSPYFLDCREEPDARQLLQCLGKERWHNIPQGSIKERCAEIPRDKQVVVVCNTGARSYEALVTLHDAGFRDVVSIQGGMTALTNYGSAP, via the coding sequence ATGCCCCAACATGTTGTGGTCATCGGCGCTGTGGCGCTCGGCCCCAAGGCTGCGGCGCGCTTCAAGCGCATGGAACCCGGTTCGCGCGTGACCATGATCGACCGCGAGGACGTCATCTCCTACGGCGGCTGCGGCATCCCGTACTTTGTTTCCGGCGACGTGTCCGACGCCTCCCAACTGCGCGAGACGAGTTTCCACATGCTCCGTGATGAGTCGTTCTTCTGCCAGACCAAGGGCGTGGACGCCCTGACCGGCGTCGAGGCCGTGAAGATCGACCGCAAGGCCAAGACCGTGCACACGCGGGTGGTGAAGACCGGCGAAACAGCCGTGATCCCCTACGACAAGCTGGTGATCGCCACCGGGGCCACGCCGCGCTGGCTCAACGTGCCGGGCGAGAGCCTGGAGGGCGTGTTCCACGTCTCCAACCTGCACGACGCCGAGCGTATCCGCGAGGCCGTGGCCAAGGGCCGGGTCAAGAAGGCGGCGGTGGTTGGCGCCGGGTTCATCGGTCTGGAAATGGCCGAAGCACTGCGCGACATGTGGGACGTGGACACCTCCGTGGTGGAGATCGCCCCGCAGATCCTGCCGCGCGCCATAAGCCCGGTGCTGGCCCGCATGGCGCTCAAGCACCTGCGCTCCAAGGGGCTGCGGTTCCACCTGGGCGAGTCGCTTGTGGATATAAGCGGTGAGAACGGGCGCGTGAACTGCCTGCGCACCGACAAATCAAGGCTGGAAGCCGACCTGGTGATCGTTGGGGCCGGGGTGCTGCCCAACTCGGCCCTGGCCAGGGACGCCGGGCTGGACGTGTCACACCGCCAGGGCATCCTGGTGAACGCGCGCCTCCAGACCTCCGACCCGGACATCTTCGCCGGCGGCGACTGCATCGAGATGCGCCACCTCATCACCGGCGACACATTCTACCTGCCCATGGGCTCCATGGCCAACCGCCAGGGCCGGGTCATCGGCACCAACCTGGCCGGGGGAACGGCCCAGTTCGAGGGGGCGCTGGGCTCCTTCGTGGTCAAGCTGTTCGACAGGTCCGTGGCGGGCGCGGGGCTCACCCTGCCCTCCGCCCTGGAGCGGGGCTACGACGCCATGAGCGCGCTGATCGTCCAGCCGGACCGGGCGCACTTCTACCCCACCAAGGAGTCCATGACCCTGGAGCTGGTGTTCGAGAAGGGCACCCGGCGTATTCTTGGCATTCAGGGCTTCGGCGGCGCGGGGGACGCCATGGTGGGACGCGTGAACGCCGTGGCCGCCATGCTCAAGTTCAAGCCGACGCTTGAGGACCTGAGCAACCTGGAGATGGCCTATTCGCCGCCGTTCTCCTCGGCCATGGACATCCTGAACAGCCTGGGGAACATGGCCGACAACCTGCTGGCCGGGCGCAACGCGGTGGTCGGGCCGGACGAGTTCGAGGCCCTCTGGGCCAAGGGCAACGGCAACGGCTCGAGCCCCTACTTCCTGGACTGCCGGGAAGAGCCCGACGCCAGGCAGTTGCTGCAATGCCTGGGGAAGGAGCGCTGGCACAACATCCCCCAGGGCAGCATCAAGGAACGCTGCGCCGAGATACCGCGCGACAAGCAGGTGGTGGTGGTCTGCAACACCGGGGCGCGCAGCTACGAGGCCCTGGTGACGCTCCATGACGCGGGGTTCCGGGACGTGGTCAGCATCCAGGGCGGCATGACCGCGCTGACGAACTACGGGTCGGCTCCGTGA
- a CDS encoding tyrosine-type recombinase/integrase, with amino-acid sequence MPAAKRHKTKYPGVTYIEAKSHATGAVERVYYIRYRRDGKLVEEKAGRQAQDDMTPAKANAIRARRIEGEDSNAEKREKEQAAKDAEGNRWTIERLWEEYRAHHPERPGAHTLRTDNSRARKYLFPAFGKKEPVEIITLDVDRLRIKLLKTKTPQTVKHILALLKRIIRFGVSKGLTAAPDPRQLHITIPRVDNETTEDLNPEELARLLQALEDEPNIQAKNFMLTALYTGMRRGELFKLEWRDVDFDRGFIHIREPKGGKSQKIPMNTMARQVLEGHPREPGTTYVFPGQGGKQRVTIQVASNRIKARAGLPAEFRPMHGLRHLFASTLASSGAVDLHTLQRMLTHKNPRMTQRYAHLRDEALLRASDVAGDIFGQLTGNGKNTVKGAG; translated from the coding sequence ATGCCTGCCGCGAAACGACACAAGACCAAGTACCCCGGCGTGACCTATATCGAGGCCAAGTCACACGCCACGGGCGCGGTGGAGCGGGTCTACTACATCCGGTATCGGCGCGATGGGAAGCTGGTCGAGGAGAAAGCCGGGAGGCAGGCTCAGGACGACATGACCCCGGCCAAGGCAAACGCGATCCGCGCCCGCAGGATTGAAGGCGAAGATTCAAACGCGGAGAAACGAGAGAAGGAACAGGCCGCCAAGGACGCCGAGGGCAATCGCTGGACCATTGAGCGCCTATGGGAAGAGTACCGCGCCCATCACCCGGAACGGCCAGGGGCGCACACGCTGAGGACTGATAATAGCCGCGCCCGCAAGTACCTGTTCCCCGCCTTCGGGAAAAAAGAACCCGTTGAGATCATCACGCTGGACGTAGACCGTCTGCGCATAAAGTTGCTCAAGACCAAGACTCCCCAGACGGTCAAGCATATCCTGGCCCTGCTCAAGCGCATCATCCGCTTCGGCGTGAGCAAGGGCCTGACCGCCGCGCCTGATCCGCGCCAACTTCACATTACCATCCCCCGCGTGGACAACGAGACTACCGAGGACTTGAACCCCGAGGAACTGGCTCGCCTTCTTCAAGCCCTGGAGGACGAACCCAACATCCAGGCTAAAAATTTCATGCTGACTGCCCTCTATACGGGCATGAGGCGCGGGGAGTTGTTCAAGCTGGAATGGCGCGACGTGGACTTTGATCGTGGATTCATCCACATCCGCGAACCCAAGGGCGGTAAAAGCCAAAAAATCCCCATGAACACAATGGCCCGCCAAGTTCTCGAAGGCCATCCGCGTGAACCCGGCACGACCTACGTATTCCCAGGCCAGGGCGGCAAGCAGCGCGTGACCATCCAGGTGGCATCTAACCGCATCAAAGCCCGTGCTGGCCTTCCTGCCGAGTTTCGCCCCATGCACGGCCTGCGCCACCTCTTTGCCTCCACCTTGGCCTCCAGCGGCGCGGTGGACTTGCACACGCTACAGCGGATGCTCACACACAAGAACCCCAGGATGACTCAGCGATATGCCCACCTACGGGATGAAGCCTTGCTACGCGCGTCGGATGTGGCGGGTGATATTTTTGGACAACTCACAGGCAATGGCAAGAACACCGTTAAAGGGGCTGGTTGA
- a CDS encoding pyrroline-5-carboxylate reductase family protein: MDAQDIGFIGGGRITAILLEAMDRRGMVLDGLCVSDPSEAVREGLSKRFPSIVVCDDNRRPAGRAIVFAALHPPLFKEVLPSLGAALKEQSVLVSLAPVLSFAKLSQLAGGHQRIVRMIPNAPSLMNQGYNPVAFAPGVPGDQRAALDELFDVFGEHPEVDEAKLEAYAILTAMGPTYLWFQWQKLRELGESFGLAPHEVDGGLEAMIIGSAKLLFQSGMSFEDVVDTVPVKPLADVSGQIEEIYSARLTALFGKLKGR, translated from the coding sequence ATGGACGCACAGGATATCGGATTCATCGGGGGCGGCCGGATAACCGCGATACTGCTGGAAGCGATGGACCGCCGGGGAATGGTGCTGGACGGGCTCTGTGTCAGCGATCCGAGCGAAGCCGTGCGCGAGGGGCTCTCGAAACGGTTTCCGTCCATAGTCGTTTGCGATGACAACCGGAGACCAGCGGGCCGGGCCATCGTCTTCGCCGCGCTGCATCCGCCCCTGTTCAAGGAGGTTCTCCCCAGCCTGGGTGCGGCCTTGAAGGAGCAGTCCGTCCTCGTGTCCCTCGCTCCGGTGCTCAGCTTCGCCAAGCTGAGCCAACTCGCGGGCGGTCACCAGCGGATCGTGCGCATGATCCCCAACGCGCCCTCCCTGATGAACCAGGGCTACAACCCGGTCGCTTTCGCGCCGGGGGTTCCCGGGGATCAGCGGGCAGCGCTCGATGAGCTGTTCGACGTCTTTGGGGAGCACCCGGAAGTGGACGAGGCAAAGCTTGAAGCCTACGCGATACTGACCGCCATGGGGCCGACGTACCTCTGGTTCCAGTGGCAGAAGCTGCGGGAACTTGGCGAAAGCTTCGGGCTCGCCCCGCACGAGGTCGATGGCGGCCTGGAGGCAATGATCATCGGAAGTGCGAAGCTCCTGTTCCAGTCCGGAATGTCGTTTGAGGACGTGGTGGACACTGTGCCGGTTAAGCCGCTTGCGGATGTCTCAGGCCAGATCGAAGAAATCTACTCGGCCAGGCTGACGGCTTTGTTTGGCAAGCTCAAAGGCCGTTGA
- a CDS encoding RNA polymerase sigma factor has translation MPATIDFQTLHGRYRPGILRFLRRMVGEADAEDMTQVVFERANRSLKEFRGDSSVATWLYRIATNVAVDLLRSPAFRRRDASLEEVGEPDASTLAERPSNSEHQAIRNEMNACIREVVEGLPANYRAVLILSDLEGFTPAEVAARLGLSLEAAKIRLHRARGRLRLALEQACQFYRDDLGQLSCDRKQGDGI, from the coding sequence ATGCCTGCAACAATCGATTTTCAGACCCTGCACGGCCGCTACAGGCCGGGCATCCTGCGCTTTCTGCGCCGCATGGTGGGAGAGGCGGATGCCGAGGACATGACACAGGTGGTGTTCGAACGGGCCAACCGCTCCCTCAAGGAATTCAGGGGCGACTCCTCGGTGGCGACATGGCTGTACCGCATCGCGACCAACGTGGCGGTCGATCTGCTGCGCAGCCCCGCTTTCCGCCGCCGGGACGCATCGCTTGAAGAAGTCGGCGAACCCGACGCATCGACGCTCGCTGAACGGCCCTCCAACAGCGAGCACCAGGCGATCAGAAACGAGATGAACGCCTGCATCCGGGAAGTGGTCGAGGGGCTTCCCGCCAACTACCGCGCCGTGCTGATCCTGTCAGACCTTGAAGGGTTCACGCCCGCCGAAGTCGCCGCCCGGCTTGGGCTCAGCCTCGAGGCGGCCAAGATCCGCCTGCACCGGGCCAGGGGCCGCCTGCGCCTGGCCCTTGAGCAGGCGTGCCAGTTCTACCGCGACGATCTTGGGCAACTGTCCTGCGACCGCAAGCAGGGGGACGGCATCTAG
- a CDS encoding putative zinc-binding protein, whose protein sequence is MSCSGNKSVPENPAVREKEIETVYIRKPVGVCQLCEDYSARESVKPVAIMCCEGSCLRGEIARQASNILCHSLLRDKTVRVCLGGAFTKDTGQRNLVRNASQVIAMEGCFLKCATRMMQGVLEGLEPDVVITDSLIEFDRELFSVDEMPEVEIMSLALDVAEQMAARLGEPTLVRAAGEACCACSS, encoded by the coding sequence ATGAGCTGTTCTGGAAACAAGTCCGTCCCTGAAAACCCGGCTGTGCGCGAAAAGGAAATCGAAACCGTCTACATCCGCAAACCGGTCGGAGTCTGCCAACTCTGTGAGGATTATTCCGCCCGCGAGTCGGTCAAACCCGTGGCCATCATGTGCTGCGAGGGTTCCTGCCTGCGGGGCGAGATCGCGCGGCAGGCGTCCAACATCCTTTGCCATTCGCTGCTCAGGGATAAAACGGTGCGGGTCTGCCTCGGAGGGGCGTTCACCAAAGACACCGGCCAGCGCAACCTGGTCCGCAACGCATCCCAGGTTATCGCCATGGAAGGGTGCTTCCTGAAGTGCGCCACACGCATGATGCAGGGAGTGCTGGAAGGGCTTGAGCCCGACGTGGTCATCACGGATTCCCTCATTGAGTTCGACAGGGAGCTCTTCAGCGTGGACGAAATGCCTGAGGTGGAGATCATGAGCCTTGCCCTGGACGTGGCCGAGCAGATGGCCGCTAGGCTCGGGGAACCGACACTGGTCCGGGCTGCTGGTGAGGCGTGCTGCGCCTGTTCCTCTTAG
- a CDS encoding arsenite methyltransferase produces the protein MKDGNAGEIRATIRERYAKTALGAGSGCCESGCCGSKDPATVEDLALKVGYSMQELHNMPEGANMGLGCGNPQAIAALKPGEVVVDLGSGGGFDCFLAARQVGETGRVIGVDMTPEMVEKARRNAQAIQCANVAFRLGEIEHLPVADNEADVLISNCVVNLSTDKAQVFREAFRVLKPGGRIALADIVALSDIPEDIRKDVLLHAECVAGAERVEKLESMMRDAGFRDVSIRTNQESAKILEEMFPGLALGGIISSAAIEAAKA, from the coding sequence ATGAAAGACGGAAATGCTGGCGAAATCAGGGCGACCATCCGCGAAAGATACGCGAAAACGGCGCTTGGCGCGGGCAGCGGCTGTTGCGAAAGCGGGTGCTGCGGCTCAAAGGACCCGGCCACGGTGGAAGACCTCGCCTTGAAAGTTGGCTATTCAATGCAGGAACTCCACAATATGCCGGAAGGGGCCAACATGGGGTTGGGATGCGGCAACCCCCAGGCCATTGCCGCGCTCAAGCCGGGAGAGGTCGTGGTGGACTTGGGGAGTGGCGGGGGATTTGACTGCTTTCTCGCCGCACGCCAAGTTGGTGAAACCGGGCGGGTCATCGGTGTGGACATGACGCCGGAGATGGTCGAAAAAGCCAGAAGGAACGCACAGGCCATCCAGTGCGCCAACGTGGCCTTCAGGCTGGGCGAGATCGAACATCTGCCCGTGGCTGACAACGAAGCGGACGTGCTGATCTCCAACTGCGTGGTGAACCTGAGTACGGACAAGGCCCAGGTGTTCCGGGAGGCCTTCCGGGTTCTCAAACCCGGAGGCAGGATCGCCCTGGCTGATATCGTGGCCCTGTCAGACATCCCCGAAGACATCCGCAAGGACGTCCTGCTTCACGCCGAATGCGTTGCCGGAGCCGAGCGCGTGGAGAAACTGGAGAGTATGATGCGGGACGCGGGGTTTCGTGACGTGTCCATCCGCACGAACCAGGAGAGCGCAAAGATACTGGAAGAAATGTTCCCCGGACTCGCCTTGGGGGGGATCATCTCGTCTGCGGCGATCGAGGCCGCCAAGGCTTAG
- the sigZ gene encoding RNA polymerase sigma factor SigZ has product MRHQLETNWREHREELKAFILRRVKSPAEAEDILQDVFLKMLSSLNARTRIAHPRAWLFAISRNAVVDYFRSKRPMEMIPEDLAGHCPDPDSGPIREIGNCLTPMVNSLPLKLREALVLADLEGMKQQQVADTLGISLAAVKSRILRGRSRMRRMIEDCCHLELDSRGSIMEYVPKGKCCSSCGGDAHCS; this is encoded by the coding sequence ATGCGGCATCAGCTGGAAACGAACTGGCGCGAACATAGGGAGGAACTCAAAGCCTTCATCCTGCGGCGGGTGAAATCTCCCGCCGAGGCTGAGGACATCCTCCAGGACGTCTTTCTCAAGATGCTTTCCAGCCTGAACGCCCGAACCCGGATAGCGCACCCGCGCGCCTGGCTGTTCGCGATCTCACGCAACGCCGTGGTTGATTATTTCCGAAGCAAACGCCCCATGGAGATGATCCCTGAAGATTTGGCTGGCCACTGTCCGGACCCGGACAGTGGCCCTATCAGGGAAATCGGGAACTGCCTGACGCCCATGGTGAATTCCCTCCCCTTGAAGCTTCGCGAGGCGCTGGTCCTTGCGGACCTGGAAGGGATGAAGCAACAGCAGGTGGCGGATACGCTCGGAATATCCCTGGCAGCCGTCAAATCCCGAATCCTTAGGGGGCGTAGCCGGATGCGGCGCATGATCGAGGATTGCTGCCACCTGGAACTGGATTCCCGGGGAAGCATCATGGAGTACGTCCCCAAAGGGAAATGCTGCTCTTCGTGCGGTGGGGACGCCCACTGTTCTTGA